The following coding sequences are from one Virgibacillus necropolis window:
- a CDS encoding N-acetylmuramoyl-L-alanine amidase, with protein sequence MKPLLIIDPGHGGKDPGGGSNRFWKEKDLNLKISLYQYNRYKQLGIPVSLTRQSDVTLTPEVRTRIVRNSGATFCHSNHINAGGGDGAEIIHSIYGGKEMSSKIAAEMKAAGQNIRRVFTRKLPVNSNLDFYFMNRNTGTVTTSIIEYGFADSKKDDIRQLQTQWETYAEAVVKGFCLFTGNDYFLPSVKDEKLQAKSAKILRLPESAGSWRVYPLDRSPVKGNEKGFLRPSKFNGLEYKVLGSPLKHVYTITTRDFGKVNIYAHPETGATFK encoded by the coding sequence ATGAAGCCATTACTAATTATTGATCCAGGACATGGGGGAAAGGATCCTGGCGGTGGGTCAAACAGATTTTGGAAGGAAAAGGATTTAAATTTGAAGATATCTTTATACCAGTACAATCGGTATAAGCAATTAGGAATACCCGTTTCATTAACAAGGCAATCAGATGTAACACTTACACCAGAAGTGAGAACACGAATTGTACGCAATAGCGGGGCGACGTTTTGCCACTCCAACCATATAAATGCTGGCGGTGGAGATGGGGCTGAAATTATTCACTCTATATATGGTGGGAAAGAAATGTCTAGTAAAATAGCAGCGGAAATGAAAGCTGCTGGACAGAATATTAGACGAGTTTTCACTCGGAAGTTGCCAGTGAATTCTAACCTGGATTTTTATTTCATGAACAGAAATACAGGAACGGTCACAACATCGATTATTGAGTATGGTTTTGCTGATTCAAAAAAGGATGATATTCGTCAGTTACAAACACAGTGGGAAACCTATGCTGAAGCGGTAGTGAAAGGATTTTGTTTGTTCACTGGAAACGATTATTTTTTGCCAAGCGTAAAGGATGAAAAGTTGCAAGCTAAGTCAGCGAAAATTCTAAGACTACCTGAAAGTGCTGGTTCATGGCGCGTGTATCCATTAGATAGAAGTCCTGTCAAAGGCAATGAAAAAGGATTCCTTAGGCCCTCTAAATTTAATGGACTCGAATACAAAGTTCTTGGAAGTCCCTTAAAACACGTTTATACAATCACTACCCGCGATTTTGGAAAGGTGAACATATATGCACATCCGGAAACTGGAGCAACATTTAAATAA
- a CDS encoding DUF6884 domain-containing protein, with product MSQLCIIPCGKKKIWDKEPNRGATQVKDTYIGTFHTLCRNYALQFTDQWVVLSAKHGFLMPEDIVDENYDVTFNQKEKEIITLERLQHQVKAKRLDQVEELIILTGKKYKKVIEGSFDDRMPMKFPLEAYNGMGYMQQALKKAVENNIPIH from the coding sequence ATGAGCCAATTATGTATTATCCCATGTGGGAAAAAGAAAATATGGGATAAGGAGCCAAATCGAGGTGCTACACAAGTTAAGGATACGTACATTGGAACATTCCATACATTATGCCGTAACTACGCATTGCAGTTTACCGATCAATGGGTAGTTTTGTCGGCAAAACACGGCTTTTTAATGCCAGAGGATATAGTTGATGAGAATTATGATGTGACATTTAATCAAAAAGAGAAGGAAATTATCACGCTTGAGCGATTACAACATCAAGTGAAGGCAAAACGCCTTGATCAAGTTGAAGAACTTATCATTTTGACAGGTAAAAAATATAAAAAGGTAATAGAAGGTAGCTTTGATGATAGGATGCCTATGAAGTTTCCGCTTGAAGCTTACAATGGCATGGGTTATATGCAACAAGCGTTAAAGAAAGCTGTAGAAAATAATATTCCGATACATTGA
- a CDS encoding YceI family protein produces the protein MAKVNWNVDTAHSSLEFVVKHMMISKAKGAFNDFEAVIEADPDNLEDAKVEFTVDINSIDTRKKDRDDHLRSADFFDAENHPKMTFVATDIKKKSGNNYDVTGDLTIKGTKNLVTFDVEYEGSGKDPWGNEVAGFSGSTKISRKEFGLTWNAALETGGVMVGDEVKINIEIEAIKQA, from the coding sequence ATGGCAAAAGTAAATTGGAACGTTGATACAGCACACAGTTCATTAGAATTCGTAGTTAAACATATGATGATTTCAAAGGCAAAAGGTGCATTTAACGACTTTGAAGCGGTAATCGAAGCCGACCCAGACAATCTTGAAGATGCAAAAGTTGAATTTACTGTAGACATCAATAGTATTGATACTCGCAAGAAAGATCGTGATGATCACTTACGTTCAGCAGACTTTTTTGATGCAGAAAATCATCCAAAAATGACATTTGTAGCTACTGATATTAAAAAGAAATCTGGTAACAATTACGATGTGACTGGTGACTTAACTATCAAAGGAACAAAGAATCTTGTGACATTTGACGTTGAATATGAAGGTTCTGGAAAAGATCCATGGGGTAACGAAGTAGCTGGTTTCAGTGGTTCAACTAAAATTAGCCGTAAAGAATTTGGCCTTACCTGGAACGCTGCACTTGAAACTGGTGGCGTAATGGTAGGAGACGAAGTAAAAATTAATATCGAAATTGAAGCGATTAAACAAGCATAA
- a CDS encoding aconitate hydratase: MPLNVAQKLIKDHLVSGTIEKGEEIGLKIDQTLTQDATGTMVMLELEAMGLDYAKTEASAQYVDHNLIQVDSKNPDDHLFLESATRRFGMYYSRPGNGVSHPIHMQRLAKPGKTLLGSDSHTCANGCMGMLAIGAGGIDVAMAITGEPIYIKMPEVMGVEITGKLPDWVSAKDVIFELLRRYDVKGGVGKIIEYYGSGLDNLSAMDRHVIANMGAELGATATVFPSDKEVKRFLKQQNRADDWIELKADKGATYDLHDTINLSELVPLVAKPSSPGNVVPASELKDTPIYQSYIGSSANPGFRDFAIAAEIVKDRQIADSLSFDINPTSRQMLTNLVKEMHIASLLQAGARLHQAGCNGCIGMGQAPATGRNSLRTTPRNFPGRSGTKEDSVYLCSPETAAASALTGKITDPRTLDFNYPKIKDPDESTVDDRLLDKPLSYDDAQKTELVKGPNIVSIPEMDALPNELKIPILLSVGDNMSTDGILAGGARVLPFRSNLPEISKFTFEAIDPTYYDRGMKSKDTGGHAIIGGYNYGQGSSREHAALAPRYLGLRVVIVKDFARIHWQNLVNFGVVPLVFTDEEDFNMLTQGDILEFTDLRDKIKNGNEFTVTIKGKEGKINVRHALSERQVNIVLHGGLINWIRQKQT; the protein is encoded by the coding sequence GTGCCGTTAAATGTCGCGCAAAAATTAATCAAGGATCACTTGGTTTCAGGAACAATTGAAAAAGGTGAAGAAATTGGACTTAAAATTGATCAAACGTTAACACAGGATGCAACTGGAACAATGGTTATGCTGGAGCTTGAAGCAATGGGATTAGACTATGCCAAAACTGAAGCTTCTGCACAATATGTTGATCACAACTTAATTCAGGTCGACAGTAAAAACCCTGATGACCATTTATTTCTAGAAAGTGCTACACGTCGGTTTGGAATGTATTATAGCCGTCCTGGAAACGGGGTAAGTCATCCAATCCACATGCAACGCTTAGCAAAGCCTGGAAAGACGTTACTTGGCTCTGATAGTCATACATGTGCGAATGGCTGTATGGGAATGCTCGCAATTGGAGCCGGTGGTATTGATGTCGCAATGGCAATTACAGGTGAACCAATTTACATTAAGATGCCTGAAGTTATGGGAGTTGAGATAACTGGTAAGCTTCCTGATTGGGTTAGTGCAAAAGACGTTATTTTTGAATTGTTACGCCGTTATGATGTAAAAGGTGGCGTAGGTAAAATTATTGAGTACTATGGATCTGGCCTTGACAACTTATCTGCAATGGATCGTCATGTTATCGCAAACATGGGGGCTGAGCTTGGAGCAACCGCTACTGTATTCCCATCTGATAAGGAAGTCAAACGTTTTTTAAAACAACAAAACCGTGCAGACGACTGGATTGAGCTGAAGGCAGACAAAGGGGCAACATATGATCTTCATGATACAATAAACCTTTCCGAATTAGTGCCGTTAGTAGCAAAACCTTCTAGTCCAGGTAATGTTGTCCCTGCAAGCGAACTAAAGGATACGCCAATTTATCAATCGTACATCGGATCTTCAGCAAATCCAGGATTTCGTGATTTTGCTATAGCAGCTGAAATTGTAAAAGATCGCCAAATAGCTGATAGTTTATCATTTGACATCAATCCAACCTCAAGACAAATGCTCACAAACCTTGTAAAAGAAATGCATATCGCAAGTCTATTGCAAGCTGGAGCTCGTCTCCACCAAGCAGGTTGTAATGGATGTATTGGTATGGGACAAGCGCCTGCAACTGGTAGAAATAGTCTACGTACAACACCACGTAACTTCCCAGGCCGATCAGGTACAAAAGAAGATAGTGTTTACTTATGTAGTCCAGAAACAGCCGCAGCGTCAGCCTTGACTGGGAAAATCACCGACCCACGAACACTTGATTTTAACTATCCCAAAATCAAGGATCCAGACGAATCAACCGTGGATGACCGTTTATTAGATAAGCCATTATCTTATGATGATGCACAAAAAACAGAACTTGTGAAAGGTCCAAATATCGTTTCCATTCCAGAAATGGACGCATTGCCAAACGAGCTAAAAATTCCAATTTTACTAAGTGTTGGCGATAACATGTCTACAGATGGAATACTAGCTGGTGGGGCTCGCGTGTTACCATTCCGTAGTAATCTTCCAGAAATCAGTAAGTTTACATTTGAAGCAATTGACCCAACCTATTATGATCGCGGAATGAAAAGTAAGGATACTGGAGGCCACGCTATCATAGGCGGATATAACTATGGTCAAGGTTCAAGCCGCGAACATGCAGCACTTGCTCCTAGGTACCTAGGGCTCCGCGTTGTCATCGTTAAAGATTTCGCCCGCATCCATTGGCAAAACCTTGTCAACTTTGGCGTCGTTCCATTGGTATTCACAGATGAAGAGGATTTCAATATGTTGACTCAGGGAGATATCCTAGAATTTACCGACCTGCGGGATAAAATTAAAAATGGCAATGAATTTACTGTAACGATTAAAGGAAAAGAAGGAAAGATTAATGTTCGTCATGCCCTTTCCGAACGCCAAGTTAACATCGTTTTGCACGGTGGACTAATTAACTGGATCCGTCAGAAACAAACATGA
- a CDS encoding iron ABC transporter permease: MRTTLQKSIVAVLTFGGGTALLFLLTFIHINQGNVSIPAATVIDAILKPTDTLAHHTVRILRLPRAMMGILAGGALAVAGVVLQTVTKNPLSSASTLGIHSGTYFAVVASTVFFPVALFGNGVVVAFLGGIGTFLIVFILSGGNRASPVRMVLAGMIVTFLFSSLTSVLQIFYENETAGLFLWGSGTLIQNDWSGVQFSYPFVIVGFVVILALSFKLDTLTLGDDVAIALGQNVNVVKFTSVVAAVLLTSVTVSVVGPIGFVGLVAPHIIKLIGYRKHVPLVIASFIWGGNVLLMADILARIIDPSFSELPVGAITALIGAPWLIWLVLRMKKTQYGEENTSVIAGKMTAGMPLRVILPILAGLIVIVLFVNLASGNYGFEPVLMYQAFFGDTNDFMKNLVLDLRLPRAIVALTSGMILAVSGLIFQGVLRNPLADPSVIGITSGAGVGALLTMFVFGVSAFWIPIGAMVGSFVFFMVVMLLAIRAKFQPTILALLGIGVSAFGSAIIQILVVQSDLGVAAALTWLSGTTYAKGWTEFTHYLLWPIVIIFPLIGLRISILDTLSLGDDTAKGLGLRVMSSRFQLAFLATILAAFSVAAVGAIGFIGLIAPHVARLIVGPSNRRLLPVTLLIGGLLLLVADLFSRTLLAPNEIPSGIIVAIIGAPYFLWLMKRRS; this comes from the coding sequence ATGCGTACGACATTACAAAAATCAATAGTAGCGGTTCTTACCTTTGGGGGTGGGACCGCGCTTTTATTCCTCTTAACGTTTATACATATTAATCAAGGAAATGTATCGATACCAGCAGCAACGGTCATTGATGCTATTTTAAAGCCAACTGATACTTTAGCACATCACACGGTTCGGATTCTCAGGTTGCCACGTGCTATGATGGGAATCCTTGCTGGTGGAGCACTAGCGGTTGCGGGGGTTGTCTTGCAAACTGTGACAAAAAACCCGTTGTCCTCTGCAAGTACACTGGGTATCCATTCTGGAACGTATTTTGCAGTAGTAGCTAGTACTGTCTTTTTTCCAGTTGCTCTTTTTGGTAATGGGGTTGTTGTTGCTTTCCTAGGTGGAATAGGGACTTTTTTAATCGTGTTTATTTTATCTGGAGGAAATAGGGCATCTCCAGTTCGAATGGTTTTGGCTGGAATGATTGTCACATTTTTATTCTCCTCTTTGACAAGTGTTCTGCAAATTTTTTATGAAAATGAAACAGCTGGATTGTTTCTCTGGGGATCTGGGACATTGATCCAAAATGACTGGAGCGGTGTGCAATTTTCCTATCCGTTTGTAATTGTAGGTTTTGTTGTAATTTTAGCACTGTCATTTAAGCTAGATACCTTAACACTCGGCGATGATGTGGCAATTGCTTTAGGACAGAATGTGAATGTTGTTAAATTTACTTCCGTTGTAGCTGCGGTTTTGTTAACGTCTGTAACGGTAAGTGTTGTTGGTCCAATTGGGTTTGTCGGGCTAGTGGCACCACATATCATTAAGCTTATTGGGTACCGGAAGCATGTCCCACTTGTAATTGCCTCATTCATTTGGGGGGGAAACGTTCTATTGATGGCCGATATTTTGGCAAGAATCATAGACCCTTCATTCTCGGAATTACCAGTCGGTGCGATAACGGCATTAATTGGCGCCCCATGGTTAATTTGGTTAGTTTTACGGATGAAAAAAACACAATACGGGGAAGAAAATACATCTGTGATCGCTGGAAAGATGACAGCGGGGATGCCACTCAGGGTTATTCTGCCAATTTTGGCCGGATTAATTGTCATCGTGTTGTTTGTAAATCTAGCTTCTGGTAATTATGGATTCGAACCTGTCCTTATGTACCAAGCTTTCTTTGGTGATACAAATGATTTTATGAAAAATTTAGTTCTAGATTTGCGGTTACCACGCGCGATTGTTGCCCTAACAAGTGGAATGATATTAGCGGTAAGTGGTTTAATTTTTCAAGGTGTCTTGCGGAACCCATTGGCTGATCCTTCTGTAATTGGAATTACGTCCGGGGCAGGAGTCGGCGCATTGCTAACGATGTTCGTGTTTGGTGTGTCAGCATTCTGGATACCGATTGGCGCAATGGTTGGTTCATTTGTATTCTTTATGGTGGTTATGCTGCTTGCGATTCGGGCAAAATTTCAGCCAACGATTTTGGCGTTGCTTGGAATTGGTGTGTCAGCATTTGGATCGGCGATTATCCAGATTCTCGTTGTTCAATCTGATTTAGGTGTTGCTGCAGCGTTAACTTGGTTATCAGGAACAACGTATGCCAAAGGATGGACAGAGTTTACTCATTATTTACTGTGGCCTATCGTAATTATTTTTCCATTGATTGGACTAAGGATTTCGATATTGGATACCTTATCTTTAGGTGACGATACTGCAAAAGGACTTGGTTTGCGAGTAATGTCTTCACGGTTCCAGTTAGCATTTTTAGCAACAATTTTGGCGGCATTTAGTGTAGCTGCTGTTGGTGCGATTGGCTTTATCGGGTTAATAGCACCGCATGTAGCGCGGCTAATAGTAGGGCCTTCTAATCGACGTTTATTGCCTGTCACGCTATTAATTGGTGGGTTGTTATTATTAGTTGCTGACTTATTTAGTCGTACGTTATTAGCACCAAATGAAATCCCATCAGGAATTATCGTCGCGATTATAGGAGCACCGTATTTCTTATGGTTGATGAAGAGAAGGTCATAG
- a CDS encoding ABC transporter substrate-binding protein, which translates to MKKAIILACILVLTLLAACNDPSKEDTKSKDENTTDREIKIEDAMGTQTIKGTPKNIVVLEWSYAEDLLALGIQPTGVADLDGYNKWINVDEKLAKSVKDVGTRQEPNLEAISRLNPDLIIAVKYRHEDILDNLKDIAPVVTFAPYSEEATKNQYKNMKEEFKKVATIVDKTEEAELAISDLEGFIDDQAKRVKDAGLEGSKYIATQAYSAQNTPIIRMFTGNSIVSQIMERLSFENAYESDKLEPYGYSEVTIEALQNFQEEELQFLYIVQEDDNIFENQLKGNPVWENLSFVKNGNTHQLPGDTWTFGGILSAHVLTEQLVDAMVEE; encoded by the coding sequence ATGAAAAAAGCAATAATACTGGCATGCATACTTGTTTTGACACTCTTGGCGGCATGTAATGATCCAAGTAAAGAGGATACTAAAAGTAAGGATGAAAATACGACAGATCGTGAAATCAAAATTGAGGATGCAATGGGGACTCAAACCATTAAGGGGACACCAAAAAATATTGTAGTTTTGGAATGGTCATATGCGGAAGATTTATTAGCTTTAGGTATCCAACCTACTGGTGTGGCTGATTTAGATGGCTATAACAAGTGGATTAATGTAGACGAAAAGCTAGCAAAAAGTGTGAAAGATGTTGGAACTCGTCAGGAACCTAACCTAGAGGCTATTTCACGATTAAACCCTGATCTGATCATCGCAGTTAAATATAGACATGAAGACATTTTAGATAATCTAAAAGATATTGCACCAGTTGTAACGTTCGCGCCATATTCAGAAGAAGCAACGAAAAATCAGTATAAAAACATGAAAGAAGAGTTCAAAAAAGTCGCTACGATAGTTGATAAAACAGAAGAGGCGGAACTTGCGATTTCTGATTTAGAAGGATTTATTGATGACCAAGCGAAACGCGTAAAGGATGCAGGATTAGAAGGATCGAAATATATTGCAACACAAGCATATTCAGCGCAAAACACACCGATAATTCGAATGTTTACGGGCAATTCTATCGTATCTCAAATCATGGAACGACTAAGCTTTGAAAATGCCTATGAATCAGATAAGCTTGAACCATATGGATATAGTGAAGTAACGATTGAAGCATTACAAAATTTCCAAGAAGAAGAGTTGCAATTCTTGTACATTGTCCAGGAGGATGACAATATTTTTGAGAATCAGCTTAAAGGTAACCCAGTTTGGGAAAATCTAAGTTTTGTTAAAAATGGAAATACACATCAGCTTCCAGGGGATACATGGACATTTGGCGGTATTTTATCTGCCCATGTATTAACCGAACAGTTAGTTGATGCAATGGTAGAAGAGTAA